The following nucleotide sequence is from Zingiber officinale cultivar Zhangliang chromosome 10A, Zo_v1.1, whole genome shotgun sequence.
attatatagttaagataaactaatacctaattacactacgaccttccaatggcttgttcctttccattttggtcgtgagctactgtttataatttataaggtactgataacatcatcttctgtatgtgacaccacatactatgttatctacaatataaattaattgaacaactacaacaaatgtagatgatttgaccaaatgtgattctttattcaaaatatatgtttacaaaagcttagactttcagtatacatttcaacaatctcccacttatactaatgactaagctgtcatatcttctgccatacatctgattgccattccctccacatgccgatcgaaagctttcgtcggaagggccttagtgaaaggatctgccaggttatccgctgatgcaatcttggcgatgacaacttctcctcaattcacgatatctcgtatcaggtggtacttgcgctctatatgtttacttgccttatgggctcgtggttccttcgagtttgtaactgcaccgctattatcacaataaattgtgatgattttgggcaaaccaggaatcacatctaagtccattagaaaattcctaAGCCATACTGCTtatttagctgcctcagaggctgctacatattgttgagtccgaaacgcatttctgcttaacactcctccatgaaatggctccacctcctaaagtaaacacatagcctgatgtagacttactgttgtccctatctgattggaaatctgaatccgtgtaacccacagggagcaaatcgtctgcttggtaaactagcatataatctctagtccttctcaggtactttaatatatgttttaccgcagtccaatgtccttatccagggttactctgatatatgctaaccatgcccacggcaaaacagatatcaggtctcgtacatagcattgcatacattaggcttcctacagccgaagcataaggaactgctttcatgtcctctatctcctttgatgtctttggagacatctctttagatagagctactccatgcctaaaaggtaagaaaccttttttggaatcttgcatgctaaaacgagcaaggattgtatctatgtatgaagcttgggacagacacaacattcttttcttgcgatcccttataactttgatcccaagaatgtgtgcacaatctcctaagtccttcatatcaaattgttttgaCAACCATAcacttacgtccgataataccttggcattgttgccaattaacaaaatatcatctacgtatagtacaagaaataccactacgtttccgttacacttcttgtatacgcaagactcatccggacactgaataaatccatatgactggattacttcattaaaccggatgttccaagaccttgaagcttgctttagtccaaaaatggaccgattgagcttgcacactagatgctctttgtctttttcaataaacccttctggttgcttcatatggatgttctcttcaagacttccattaaggaaagttgtcttgacatccatttgccaaatctcataatccatatgagcagcaatggataagagtatccggatagacttaagcatggctaccggtgaaaaggtttcctcatagtcgattccctctttctgagtgtaccctttcgcaacaagcctagatttgaaggtttctaccttcccatctgtccctcttttccttttgtagatccacttgcatccaatgacttttacaccatcaggtggttctacaagctcccagaccttattagagtacatagactctatttcagaattcatttccttttgccaagatgctgcatatctatatcttggagtgcttcgtcatatgttcggggatcaggttcatgtttacccgggatcaagtccgaagattctcccaaaaatatgaatctttcaggctgccttacaaccctcccactgcgacgaggcactgtctgtggttgtgtatcatgtgtgacacgtgttgcagtctcttgtggtacttcatcttgtactgttggtactgaagtagtcgtatcctctctaagttcttctaaaacaactttgctactaggcttgtgatccattatatagtcttcttctaaaaactgggcattggtgctaacaatgaccttctggtctttaggactataaaataaaccacctttcgttcctttgggataccccacaaacacacgaacttctgtacgagattctacttatcagcatctggtttcaacacatgtgctggactaccccaaatccgaatatgtcttagactgggttttcgcccattccacaattccatgggagttgaagaaactgatttagaaggtactaagttcagaatgtacactgtcatttccagagcgtatccccaaaacgaatttggtaattccgaataactcatcatcgatctaaccatcttcataagagttctattccttcgttctgccacaccattctgttggagtgtaccaggtgcggacagttgtgattgaatcccggcctctgataagtaattcctaaactctcctaagagatattcgccaccacgatcagatcgtagtgtcttgatacttttacctattcgtctttccacatcagccttgtactctttgaacttatcaaagcactcggacttgcggcacattaggtaaatgtatccgtatcttgaataatcgtctatgaaagagacaaaatattcaaaacctcctcttgcctggacagacataggtccacacaaatcagagtgaaccaattctaacacttctttggctctataccccttggccttgaaagaccttttggtcattttaccttccaagcaagattcacaagttgaaaaattttccaactctaatgaacccaaaagtccatcggctataagcctctgaatcctacttaagttaatatgaccaagccttagatgccaaagatatgcttggttcatttctgaaggttcttttctcttattagagttagaagatgagttataaattttcatgttttactttgtgggagaaattggatttaaagtatacaaattgccaactaatgcactagaacagataatcattttatttctcttaataactacatcgttactaaaggaaactgaatatccatctaaaaatagtttagaaactgaaattaaattctttttaaaactgggtacataaagacaatttcttaaaaccaaatttttatttctactaaaagataagtagacgtctcccactgcaacagccgccaccttagtagcattgcccatgtagacggtaatctccgtcgtcgggtttcctggaacccctgcaaggaattgcagagaTGATCGATGGCTCCCGTAACACACCAGGTGcatgtagataacaccgctaaacatgtttcaacaactagagtatgagatatacctttgttgttctaatTCCTACGAGACAAATTACCTTCCAATGCCTCGATCactgcagatgaagcacttgcccttctgctTCTTCACCCAAATTTTAGGTCCCTGatatgagatttattcacttttcttgaaccaacttgtttcttcttcttctttcctttcgtttagaagtagaaccattttcgagatagtgaatatgagaattgtgacgaaacaaaccttctgctgcctgaagttctataGTTCcgcaatgaatataccctttgttcatattgtaattcaaaggaattgctcaaaactttaggtagtgtttggaggatcatatctcGATCCCGTCTGAAGTCGAGAAACGAATCACGGCTGTGACGGTtcggaaggttgaccgcatccccatgacccggccgATGATCCGTCTGCGCTGACCGATCGTCAAGTCCTCCTCCCGTCAACTATACCAGATCCACGGTCGCCTCCTCCGTACCtttgctcgaggcgaatcccacgtATATATAAATAACCGCACAATAGTATAGCACAATTAACTGAATGcgaaaaggtacgagaacgtgcCCTGGCCCATGGAGCGGTGAGCTGGTTCCGGTGAGGTGGATGAATGCAAGTCGGTCGGGCAGCCGAATCCGCGGGCGATAACTCGGAATCCAGTGCGGCATGGATCCAAAAgatggcacgtaggccgggataccacaacggctcgcaggccggaactcggcacgcaggccggataagcCCAATAACCCACAATGATGATAATGATGCAAAAAGTAAAATACctcggcgcgatggccggaaTGACCCAACTAGTACCAAGCTGTGGCTACCTGGAAGGTGACGATATCTACTAAAGACAGCGGCAGTAGACGCGTGAGGGGGCTGTTGCGGCTGTCGGCGACGACTGTGGCCGCGGGAAAAGGCAGCggtggctgccggcggcggctgtggccgcgggaGAGGGCAGCGGTGGCTGCCGGCGGCGACTGTGGCCGCGGGAGAGGGCAGCGGTGGCTGCCGGCGGCGACTGTGGCCGCGGGAGAGGGCAGCGGTGGCTGCCGGCGGCGACTGTGGCCGCGGGAGAGGGCAGCGGCGGCTGCCGGCGGTGGCTATggcgagaggaggagaaggagaggcggAAGTCCGGTCCCTTGGCAGCGTCAGCCGGCGAGGAGGCCGGAGGCAGTGCTGACTGCGGGTGGCGGTGATAGAGGAAcgctcctcctctctctctctctggcgGCGGAAACCCCCTTTCCTCCTCGAACACgagccgccgccgcctcctctttttcttccgtGTGCTTGCCTTAATCCCCAAACAAAGAACCTAAAAAACCCCCTTTTACAAAAAAGCCCTCCCCCTTATATCTCTTtaccggatcacaagcctccccttcgagtctagtcgaaggaggcgtgagtccgactgactggacaagtctaTCGCAAAGGGCGGAACCGCTCACGATATCAAAATCAAATCGCTGAACCCAAAATATATCGCTCGCGACCGCTATAATGGTGTCGATGAGATAGTACTCGTACGAGCGGATCAAATCAGAACCGACCAATGCCTAATATGCACCCAAGAGATACCGGACGATATCGTGATGCCGATCGGTGGATAGACGATTTACGAACGTCTGCTGCGAACGATCGTAATGCCGCCGATCGGATGTATAGATGCCGGACGGACGATACGCGGCGATCGCGGTGACGCCGATCGGTCGATAGAtaccgggcggacgatgccgcacGTAAGCGACTGTGACCGATCGGTCGATAGATGCCGCACGATACGCAGGCGAATCGGTGACGCCGATCGAAGAATAGATACCGCCGTGACGATCGCTGAATTTGACGGGAGATAGATGATCATGAATcggtccgtgaccagtgaaggctgaccccgaacgggagatagaatatctgataactAGTCCATGcaacggtcttcaaggcgggttttatagtcgccgtttAACtctgagtttaacgtcgtcgttcgatgctcgactctcgatatttaacgtcgagctcgacggtcttcaagccgggtttTTATAGCGGCGGTTCTTAGTCGCGCtcgactcgatatttaacgccggagctcgacggtcttgagGGCTAATTCAAACCCTACCGATCGCTCGGGTTCACATCGAGCCCGTGGCGCCCACGGCTcagatataaacctcctaccgaacGCCGGGGCTCGCCTCGAGCCCtcggctcgatataaacctcccgccGATCGCCTCGGGGCCTTCGCTCAGAGCCccgctcggatataaacctcctaccgacGCCGGGGTCGCCGAGCCCCTcgctcgatataaacctccccgATCGGCCGGGCCTTCGTCAACCccgctcggatataaacctccacCGATCGCTCGGGCCTCGCCTCGAGCCccggctcgatataaacctcctaccgatcgGCTCGGGCTTCgcctcgagcccgtggctcgatataaacctccctACCGATCGGCTTGGGGgcctcgagcccgtggctcggatataaacctctaggccgatcggctcgggggcctgtggctcggatataaacctccctaccgatcggctcggggtttCGGCCGAGCCCTTAGCTCCGGATATAAACCTCCGACCGATCGCCCGGGGTTTcgccgagcccgtggctcggatataaacctccgccGATCGGCCGGGCCTTCGCCTCgagcctggctcggatataaacctcccacgATCGGCCGGCGCTTTCgcctcgagcccgtggctcgatataaacctcccgccGACGGCTGGGGCCTCgccttcgagcccgtggctcagataaacctcctaccgatcgTCGGGGCTCGATTCGAGCCccggctcgatataaacctccgccgacggctcggggccttcgcctCAACCctagctcggatataaacctcctaccgatcgCCGGGCTTCGCCTCGAGCCccggctcgatataaacctcccgccGACGGCCGGGGCTcgctcgagcccgtggctcggatataaacctccaccgatcggctcggggttcgcttcgagcccctggctcggatataaacctccgccGATCGGGGTTTCGCTCGAGCccggctcgatataaacctccctACCGATCGCCGGGGTTTTCGCCTCGAGCTCGTggtcggatataaacctcctaccgatcgCTCGGGGTTTCGCCTCGAGCTCTGGCttgatataaacctcctaccgatcgCTCGGGCTTCCGCCGAGCCCTGGCTCGATATAACCTCCGCCGAGCGGCCGGGGTTTCGCCgagccctggctcggatataaacctcctagccggctcggggccttcggacTAGTATAGATCATATAACCGACAGAACAAATAACAGAAAAACTGACCGTGGTCATGAGGATGGCAGAACTATCCGGCGTCGCTCATCTTCACGTTCCggatcaggcgcgttcccacagacgcgccatttgatcctgtctggaagccgagaaaacgaacctgccggtgtgacgtgtccggaaggttgaccgcatccccatgacccggtcgatgatctgtcctctacgttgaccggATCGtcgaagtcctcctccggtcaactgtaccggGTCGCCCCCGGTCTCTgttacctcggtgctcgaggcgaatcccacagacataTAAATAACCGCATAATAGTATAGCACAATTAACTgaatgcagaaaaggtacgagaacgtaccctggcccaggggggcgccctcggatggagcgGTGAGCTGGTTCCGGTGAGGTGGATGAATGCAAGTCGGTCGGGCAGCCGAATCCGCGGGCGATAACTTGGAATCCAGTGCGGCATGGATCCAAAAgatggcacgtaggccgggataccacaacggctcgcaggccggaactcggcacgcaggccggataagcCCAATAATCCACAATGATGATAATGATGTAAAAAGTAAAATACctcggcgcgatggccggaaTGACCCAACTAGTACCAAGCTGTGGCTACCTGGAAGGTGACGATATTTACTAAAGACAGCGGCAGTAGACGCGTGAGGGGGCTGTTGCGGCTGTCGGCGATGGCTGTGGCCGCGGGAAAAGGCAGCGGTGGCTGCCGGCGGTGGCTGCGGCCGCGGGAGAGCGCGACCGCTGCTGTAGGCAGCGGTGGTGGCTGCTAAACCCGGTGAGCCACAAGTGCCACAAGTCGCCCCATGTGGCTGCACGAGGAAGAGGAGACCCCTGCACGCGGTGGCTATggcgagaggaggagaaggagaggcggAAGTCCGGTCCCTTGGCAGCGTCAGCCGGCGAGGAGGCCGGAGGCAGTGCTGACTGCGGGTGGCGGTGATAGAGGAAcgctcctcctctctctctctctctctctctctctctggcgGCGGAAACCCCCTTTCCTCCTCGAACACgagccgccgccgcctcctctttttcttccgtGTGCTTGCCTTAATCCCCAAACAAAAAACCTAAAAAACCCCCTTTTACAAAAAAGCCCTCCCCCTTATATCTCTTTACCGGATCAatatcgatctaggtttcccGATCAATTTCTCATCCAAGGAtatgtatttcattcagataagtcatcatctttaggatatgatccctcacaggagtaccctattgcatggtggctgtcattatctttctcatggcttcttgcctagaagcccgatcctgatggccaaagagttccttgagattgttcataatataataggctgttggtaaatcttgatgctgatgttgcaatacatttgacattgaagccaaaatgtaacaccgcgccatctcatctgcttttacccatttcctatgatattcaatctcctcttgggtagattcaccagtgagtgcatcaggacaaggctcagtcagtataaacttatagttttcagcagtaagaacaatgtctaggttccttttccaatctatgtagttaggatcagtaagtctattctgttataATATGATGGACAgtaggttgaaagtcatcctaagaatcacaaataacttttggtcagaactctaaatttagaataatattgattcctcaaacaatactattttaaattaaccaacacctcaaaccaccgtgaattttatatgccacgatagtgtggacgtatacaaattcaacatttgtaaaaggagggttttaacccattaattttattatcttgtcaacctaactttttgacaaataaaattaatagttggtatcctttggtcacacgaataatagcagtgactccgatggggaggatactattaaacgtgcctaagtgtataccattacttgacactaagtccattaataagattgtgccccttccgatggggaagatcacacgctcttaattaacttcctatagtcatccaaaatggaagtttgttctagtgatccacaaacaagctcatccgatatggaggaagacactcagagccaacgcgcaagcttgtttgcatcacttacaaaccagtaactataggaatttatttaaaatttctctcccacttagttatttataaatgagaaattttaactatgctagcctactggacatgtatactaacatgcacacacagcacaatataaaagcaataaatgaaaaactactttttcaactattatgacttttatctatcgttgtcctccgtgtgttgtcatcccaagctgctgccatatttggccaccgccaccgggtctagctgtcgcatccatcttgctccttgttccgctgcgcctctggtcctcaaaaggttccacgccttgcaagattcgatccacgacataaatagaattttacatttttcgatcctatattcctcgaaggaatgtacatgtaaactagatcgaacataaaataaaattttacatccatcgatcctatattccataaaaggaatgtacatgtaactagatcaaaaataaaatcctaataaaaactaaatacagctcctgctgtattttataatacaatcatgcacacacatataaatgcccttgacatgtccaagggtccaatcacacacataataactaaaagccataatagttggatcctgcatccacaaagttagcacatcctactattaacctgcctaaattatgtatgacatgtgcataattaaactaataccaaatacacagaggtaaaaccctagttctgataccaattgttggttgctactcggaaaacctagaggttccactgtacaaaaattttgtacaaatgtctgaaccttttcctagctaccatgtgttcttttaaattaaattttggatcgcctgcggaacttaacacgtttgatccaaaacttaatttatttgttcttttaggtttagacttggatctcctgcggaaattaacacgttcgatccaaatcacctaagttattaattccattaaatattaatttccataattggttcccagtactgacgtggcgaggcacatgaccttcttggatatgggagcaaccaccaccgactagacaaaaccttttaaggaaagctaatatttaatttcctaaaataactttaggttaaccgaaaggaacaatcaaatcacaaggaaaagtaaaaacaaaagaacacaacatcgaaaaacatatttgaaatactagaatcgtaagccttttatgtttggtatttatttccaaaaataactagtatgatgcggaaaggaaaaattactagttataccttttaaaaggacctcttgatcttctaccgtattcctcttctaacctcggacgttgtgtgggcaacgatcttccgagatgagaaatcaccaacacaccttcttctcctccttgctaggttcggccaaaacaaaagcttcaccaaggatgaagaaaaccaccaaccaagctccaagagatgcaagctttctctcctacttcttcttcttctccaagtagtatccgaccaccacaagagctccaagcaagagatagatttcggccaccacaaagaggaagagaggaagagaggttggccggccacaacaccaaggaaaagagagagaaaacaatagaagttgtaacccatgaaggcaccccaaccccttcttttatatttcttggctttggcaaataaggaaatttatttataataaaatttccttaactttccttgataacaattaattaagaaaaattaaataaaatttcttaatcaattaatcatggcctgccacctcaaatagataaattaggagagtttcaatcaacaattaaaacttccttatttgtctttggaaatttttaaaaaataaaatttccttttaaaatcccttcatggttgataaaaagaaatttctataattttaatttttcaacatgtgaataattttcaaagagaaaaaataaatatctttccaatctacaaataaggaaagagatctaatctctttctttaatcttttgtagatccttttaagagagatattttaattttaattctctttaataaattatatcttccacataataaaaattaaaaattaaaattctttttaatttaatgggggccgactacctaagcttgggttcaagctagggccggccacccatgaatcaaggcttggctgaccctagcttgaaccacaagctagcttggtcggcccccttatcatgggtatgaaggtgggtataggtgggtataatactctataaataagaggctacgatagggaccgagagaaggaattggttttggtctcccgataaaattaagcatcccgtgttcgccccgaacacacaacttaattttatcaataataattcattccactagagaactattattgaactaccgcaccaatcccaaattacatttttgggctccttcttattatgagtgtgttagtctccctgtgtttaagatgtcgaatgtccactaattaagtgagttactgacaactcatttaattaatatcttaatccaagaatagtaccactcagccttatcgtcatgtcggactaagtctacctatagggtttaacatgacaatctttatgagctcatcttgggggcattatcaacctaaattactaggacacagttttcttctataatcaacaacacacactataagtgatatcatttcccaacttatcgggcttattgattcatcgaactaaatctcaccctttgataaattaaagaaataaatatcaaatatatgtgctcgttattatattaggattaagagcacacacttccataataactgaggtctttgttcctttataaagtcagtataaaagaaaacgatctctgatggtcctactcaatacactctaagtgtactagtgtaattatatagttaagataaactaatacctaattacactacgaccttccaatggcttgtttctttctattttggtcgtgagctactgtttataatttataaggtactgataacatcatcttctgtatgtgacactacatactatgttatctacaatataaattaattgaacaactacaacaaatgtagatgatttgaccaaatgtgattctttattcaaaatatatgtttacaaaagcttaggctttcagtatacactccaacagaaagtGCACTGTGAAAAAAGATGAGAAGTAGATGGAATGCACAACTCATGCTTTATCTAAAAACGAAACTTAAGTTGTACACTGCACATGAATAGaacatgagaagaaaaattaaaaatataataaagaaatattagaataagacaaatgacaaaaaaaaaataataataaagtaaataagaaggaaattaaaaataaacttgaacaaGTAAAAAATAGAGGactagaaaaaacattaaaaaaataaggtaggtg
It contains:
- the LOC122026502 gene encoding protein ALEX-like, with the protein product MTDHPAPPLRGSTVLRVIGESFTPDDHRASTRKKKRRRRRLVFEEERGFPPPEREREREREEERSSITATRSQHCLRPPRRLTLPRDRTSASPSPPLAIATACRGLLFLVQPHGATCGTCGSPGLAATTAAYSSGRALPRPQPPPAATAAFSRGHSHRRQPQQPPHASTAAVFSKYRHLPGSHSLASTRKKKRRRRRLVFEEERGFPPPERERGGAFLYHRHPQSALPPASSPADAAKGPDFRLSFSSSRHSHRRQPPLPSPAATVAAGSHRCPLPRPQSPPAATAALSRGHSRRRQPPLPSPAATAAAGSHRCLFPRPQSSPTAATAPSRVYCRCL